One Acropora palmata chromosome 2, jaAcrPala1.3, whole genome shotgun sequence genomic window carries:
- the LOC141873503 gene encoding developmentally-regulated GTP-binding protein 2-like: MGILERISEVEKEIARTQKNKATEYHLGLLKAKLAKYRSQLLEPPKSAGAKGEGFDVMKSGDARVALIGFPSVGKSTLLNKLTSTSSVSASYEFTTLTCIPGVVDYNGANIQLLDLPGIIEGAAQGKGRGKQVIAVARTADMVVMMLDSVKGEIQKGLLEKELEDCGIRLNCPKPNIYFKVKKGGGVAFNATCTLTHLDEKLVQMILHEYKIFNAEVLIREDCTADQLIDVISANRIYMPCLYVYNKIDCISIEEVDRLARLPHSVVVSCEMELNLDYLLMQIWEHLALLRVYTKKRGEPPDFSGGLILRRGATVEHVCHVIHRTLADVFKYALVWGTSTKYSPQRVGINHVMNDEDVIQIMKK; encoded by the coding sequence ATGGGAATCCTGGAAAGAATCAGCGAAGTCGAAAAGGAAATTGCAAGGACTCAAAAAAATAAGGCGACAGAATACCATCTCGGGTTGCTCAAAGCAAAGTTGGCAAAATACCGTTCCCAGCTTTTGGAACCACCAAAATCTGCTGGTGCCAAGGGAGAAGGTTTCGATGTCATGAAATCTGGCGACGCTAGAGTCGCTCTCATCGGCTTCCCGTCCGTGGGAAAATCAACCCTGCTCAATAAGTTAACATCGACATCTAGTGTTAGCGCCTCATATGAGTTTACGACCCTAACTTGTATCCCCGGTGTTGTAGATTACAATGGAGCAAATATACAATTGCTCGATTTGCCAGGTATTATTGAAGGAGCCGCTCAAGGAAAGGGAAGAGGCAAACAAGTGATTGCTGTCGCTCGTACGGCTGACATGGTGGTGATGATGTTAGATTCAGTGAAGGGGGAAATCCAAAAAGGTTTGCTTGAGAAGGAATTAGAGGATTGTGGTATCCGACTAAACTGCCCCAAACCAAATATATACTTTAAGGTGAAAAAGGGAGGAGGTGTTGCATTCAATGCCACTTGTACTCTTACTCATCTTGATGAGAAATTGGTACAAATGATTCTCCATGAGTACAAAATTTTTAATGCTGAAGTTCTTATCAGAGAAGACTGCACAGCAGATCAATTGATTGATGTCATCTCTGCAAACAGAATATACATGCCTTGTCTGTATGTGTACAACAAGATAGACTGCATCTCTATAGAAGAAGTGGATCGTCTTGCTCGTCTTCCACACTCTGTGGTTGTCAGTTGTGAAATGGAACTGAACTTGGATTATTTGTTGATGCAAATATGGGAACATCTTGCCCTGCTGAGAGTTTACACCAAGAAGAGAGGTGAGCCGCCTGACTTCAGTGGGGGCCTGATTCTACGCCGTGGGGCTACAGTGGAACATGTGTGCCATGTCATTCACAGAACACTCGCAGATGTCTTCAAATATGCCTTGGTATGGGGCACCAGTACCAAATACAGTCCACAAAGAGTAGGAATTAATCATGTTATGAATGACGAAGATGTTattcaaataatgaaaaaGTGA